A genomic window from Streptomyces sp. 846.5 includes:
- a CDS encoding inositol monophosphatase family protein: MTLIDDLQLAHQLADIADGISLRYFSGGVVPTLAKADGSPVTAADHEVEEAIRGRLGEVRPDDTFLGEECGAVGVSARRWVVDPIDGTSYFAAGDRRWSTLIAVDEGSEVATGLVSAPAVQRRWWATRGSGAWTSTFLDGRGGVDEALAVSSTATLDKATVVTWPRADWLSAQRRAAGDRVIAACAEGGPLSEWEGICHGALLVAAGVVDAFLHLKAGPWDIAAVVPIVEEAGGRFSDLEGGRSISAGAALLTNGRVHDEVLELMRHGNDQD, from the coding sequence ATGACCTTGATCGACGACTTGCAGCTTGCCCACCAACTGGCCGACATCGCGGACGGGATCTCGCTCCGGTACTTCTCGGGCGGTGTCGTGCCAACGCTGGCCAAGGCCGACGGCAGTCCGGTCACAGCGGCCGATCACGAGGTTGAGGAGGCCATCCGGGGTCGGCTCGGTGAGGTCCGTCCGGATGACACCTTCCTGGGCGAGGAGTGCGGTGCGGTGGGAGTGTCCGCGCGGCGCTGGGTGGTCGATCCGATCGACGGGACGAGCTACTTCGCGGCGGGGGATCGCCGCTGGAGCACGTTGATCGCGGTGGACGAGGGCAGCGAGGTTGCCACGGGCCTGGTGTCCGCGCCGGCCGTCCAGCGCCGCTGGTGGGCGACGCGGGGGTCAGGGGCCTGGACCAGCACCTTCCTCGATGGGCGTGGTGGCGTCGACGAGGCGCTTGCTGTGAGCTCTACCGCGACGCTCGACAAGGCCACGGTGGTTACCTGGCCCCGCGCCGACTGGCTCTCCGCCCAGCGCCGGGCCGCGGGCGACAGGGTGATCGCCGCGTGTGCCGAGGGGGGACCGCTGTCGGAGTGGGAAGGGATCTGCCACGGCGCGCTGCTGGTCGCGGCCGGCGTCGTGGATGCCTTCCTGCATCTGAAGGCCGGCCCTTGGGACATCGCCGCTGTGGTCCCGATCGTGGAGGAGGCCGGAGGCCGGTTCAGCGACCTGGAGGGCGGCCGCAGCATCTCCGCGGGCGCCGCCCTGCTCACCAACGGCCGGGTTCACGACGAGGTGCTCGAACTCATGAGACATGGAAATGACCAGGACTGA
- a CDS encoding helix-turn-helix domain-containing protein: MPADRTEPPPAPVEDAVDVETDQQLHAIGNLTRHRVLRVLRDEPATVTQIAGRLGIAKGSSNYHVKVLAKAGLIRVVDTRKVRGVTELYYGMAGKVIRLPESGSGQPDILMRHALADAEAAPDGAEKDMRLKHLRLSPENFDLAVERVTALHADLAALHDPQQPAADFFSALYRPQDTRPLQQGAEPQGSAAPENGTHDS, translated from the coding sequence ATGCCTGCCGACCGCACCGAACCGCCGCCAGCCCCCGTCGAGGACGCCGTCGACGTCGAAACCGACCAACAGCTGCACGCCATCGGCAATCTGACCCGCCACCGGGTGCTACGGGTCCTGCGCGACGAACCCGCGACGGTCACTCAGATCGCCGGCCGCCTCGGCATCGCCAAGGGCAGCTCGAACTACCACGTCAAGGTGCTGGCCAAGGCCGGGCTGATTCGGGTGGTGGACACCCGCAAGGTGCGCGGCGTCACCGAGCTCTACTACGGGATGGCCGGCAAGGTGATCCGGCTCCCGGAAAGCGGGTCCGGGCAGCCCGACATCCTCATGCGGCACGCCCTCGCCGACGCCGAGGCCGCCCCGGACGGCGCGGAGAAGGACATGCGGCTCAAGCACCTGCGACTGAGCCCGGAGAACTTCGACCTGGCCGTCGAGAGGGTCACCGCGCTCCACGCCGACCTCGCCGCCCTGCACGACCCGCAGCAGCCCGCCGCCGACTTCTTCTCCGCCCTCTACCGGCCGCAGGACACCAGACCACTGCAGCAGGGTGCCGAGCCGCAGGGCTCAGCCGCCCCTGAGAACGGGACACACGACTCATGA
- a CDS encoding MFS transporter, whose amino-acid sequence MTGKRTDRAGLPDAFHRIWAASAVSSLGDGVYYSALPLLALTLTHDSTVFGMMEAVTLLPWLLFGLIGGALVDRWDRRRTMVVADLCRCVLLVAATAAVADGLLNIAVLIVIGFLLGIGGVLFDTASMAYLPELLDRDQQALQRANSRLQGAERAMDGFVGPPAGSLLFSLSRTLPFVADAVSFLFSSLVIRTLPVPPKKAAKPKAPILREARIGISYLLHHRLLLGLSLRPAVGNFAFCGTGAVLALFAHDTLHLGTAGYGAFLTTEAIGGLGGTFVAGWLGARLGTGGALTLTAIVEAVALLGVGVSANAYVAGAGLAVLGAAMAATMTLGPSVRQAIVPDELMGRVGAAARLTAMSAGPVGALFGGWLAHVAGLRAPFLAGAGILVLMAILAARLTSNKRIDAALAEAVQAREGTGAGSALTGVV is encoded by the coding sequence ATGACCGGGAAGCGCACCGACCGGGCCGGGCTGCCCGACGCATTCCATCGCATATGGGCCGCCTCGGCCGTCTCCTCGCTCGGCGACGGCGTCTACTACTCGGCGCTGCCCCTGCTCGCCCTCACGCTGACCCACGACTCCACCGTCTTCGGGATGATGGAGGCCGTCACCCTGCTGCCCTGGCTGCTCTTCGGCCTGATCGGCGGCGCGCTCGTCGACCGCTGGGACCGCCGCCGCACGATGGTGGTCGCGGACCTGTGCCGCTGTGTACTCCTGGTGGCCGCCACGGCCGCCGTCGCCGACGGCCTGCTGAACATCGCCGTGCTGATCGTGATCGGCTTCCTGCTCGGGATCGGCGGCGTGCTGTTCGACACCGCGTCGATGGCCTACCTCCCGGAACTGCTGGACCGCGACCAGCAGGCCCTGCAGCGCGCCAACTCGCGTCTGCAGGGCGCCGAGCGGGCGATGGACGGCTTCGTCGGCCCCCCGGCCGGTAGCCTCCTGTTCTCGCTCAGCCGCACCCTGCCGTTTGTGGCCGATGCCGTGTCGTTCCTGTTCAGTTCCCTGGTCATCCGCACACTTCCGGTGCCCCCGAAGAAGGCCGCCAAGCCGAAGGCCCCGATTCTCAGGGAAGCCCGGATCGGCATCTCGTACCTGCTCCACCACAGGCTGCTGCTCGGGCTGTCGCTGCGTCCGGCGGTCGGCAACTTCGCCTTCTGCGGCACCGGCGCGGTGCTTGCGCTCTTCGCGCACGACACGCTGCACCTGGGCACGGCCGGCTACGGCGCGTTCCTCACCACCGAGGCCATCGGCGGTCTGGGCGGAACCTTCGTCGCCGGGTGGCTCGGCGCGCGTCTGGGCACCGGTGGTGCGCTGACCTTGACGGCGATCGTCGAGGCCGTGGCGCTGCTCGGCGTCGGTGTGTCGGCGAACGCGTACGTCGCCGGGGCCGGGTTGGCCGTGCTCGGGGCGGCGATGGCCGCGACGATGACGCTGGGGCCCTCGGTCCGGCAGGCGATCGTCCCGGACGAGCTGATGGGACGGGTCGGAGCGGCGGCGCGGCTGACGGCGATGAGCGCCGGGCCGGTCGGCGCGCTGTTCGGCGGCTGGCTGGCACACGTCGCCGGTCTGCGCGCGCCGTTCCTGGCCGGGGCCGGGATTCTCGTGCTCATGGCGATCCTCGCGGCCCGGCTGACCAGCAACAAGCGGATCGACGCCGCGTTGGCCGAGGCGGTGCAGGCGCGGGAGGGGACGGGTGCGGGTTCTGCCCTGACGGGAGTCGTGTGA
- a CDS encoding lectin, which yields MADNRLTGPGRAALRRPGRLLTAGTAALALLAFGPTAATAHAATAAVTTVSDPAALVDPYVGTASNSDYSAGNTFPGADVPHGMLQWSPDTSSRPKGGGYNYADSSISGFSLTHVSGVGCDAAGDIPFLPTTGAVGSTPGSTTASFSHSGETASPGSYAVTLGNGTSTALTTTTHAGVARFGYPATTSADLILKLNNSQIPYAASTFSVNSSTEVTGSVTSTGFCEATNPFTLYFAVGFDHAITSSAAYSTTSAGPGGETLTFDTSTGSTTVEARVGVSYTSVAEARANRDAEVTGKTFADVAAAARTAWTSELGRIAIGGGTTAQQTTFYTALYHASLFPSVVSDADGTYRGYDGAVHTVGSGHSAQYTDFSNWDTYRSQAQLTALLDPGTASDMAQSIVNDYTQGGTLTKWGMATGETDIMVGDSAVPVLADYRAFGATGFDTATALAAMVKEQTTNTTVTPGVTYLDSFGYLPTNSIYGCCHEYATTSTQLEYDTDDFALSTVASALGDSATATRFRNRAQDWKNIYNSSSGYIQPIHSNGRWMDGFNAKLITGTSSNDFAEGDAFTYTPMIPFNIAGLATAEGGTASLASYLDSVLSGYQGLGSVIGTQSNMGNEPSLELPWEYDWVGQPYKAQSTVRAVQDQLWAATPAGLPGNDDLGELSSWYVWSALGLYPETPGTADLAIGSPLFPQAVVSLGSTGKTITVTAPAAADADPYVQSLTVNGSAWNQAYLPAADTASGAALNFTLGTSANTSWAAAAADAPPSYDGTANGTVTEPKGAITETATGKCVDDKGSGTSNGTAIQLYTCNGTSAQSWTLVPDHTLQVLTDCMDVTNGATTSGTKVQLHTCNGTAAQQWQTDSSGELVNPVSGLCLTDSSAGATNGTQLTIATCTAGTGQRWTVPTTA from the coding sequence GTGGCTGACAACCGGCTCACCGGCCCGGGCCGCGCCGCGCTCCGCCGTCCGGGCCGGCTGCTGACGGCCGGCACGGCAGCGCTCGCCCTGCTCGCCTTCGGCCCCACGGCGGCCACCGCCCATGCGGCGACTGCTGCAGTCACCACGGTCAGCGACCCGGCCGCGCTGGTGGACCCGTACGTCGGGACCGCCTCCAACAGCGACTACAGCGCCGGGAACACCTTCCCCGGTGCGGACGTGCCGCACGGCATGCTGCAGTGGAGCCCTGACACCTCGTCACGTCCCAAGGGCGGCGGCTACAACTACGCCGACTCCAGCATCTCCGGCTTCAGCCTGACCCATGTCTCCGGCGTGGGCTGCGACGCCGCCGGGGACATCCCGTTCCTGCCCACCACCGGCGCCGTCGGCTCCACACCGGGCTCGACCACGGCGTCCTTCTCGCACTCGGGCGAGACCGCCTCGCCCGGCAGCTACGCGGTGACCCTGGGCAACGGCACCAGCACCGCGCTCACCACCACCACCCACGCCGGGGTCGCCCGGTTCGGCTACCCGGCGACCACCTCGGCCGATCTGATCCTCAAGCTGAACAACAGTCAGATCCCCTATGCGGCATCGACGTTCAGCGTGAACAGCAGCACCGAGGTGACCGGATCGGTCACCAGCACCGGCTTCTGCGAGGCCACCAACCCGTTCACGCTCTACTTCGCGGTCGGCTTCGACCACGCCATCACCTCCTCGGCCGCCTACAGCACCACCTCGGCGGGTCCGGGCGGGGAGACCCTCACCTTCGACACCAGCACCGGCAGCACCACCGTCGAGGCCCGGGTCGGCGTTTCCTACACCTCCGTCGCCGAGGCCCGGGCCAACCGCGACGCCGAGGTCACCGGCAAGACCTTCGCCGATGTCGCGGCCGCCGCCCGTACCGCCTGGACCAGTGAGTTGGGCCGGATCGCGATCGGCGGGGGAACCACCGCGCAGCAGACCACCTTCTACACGGCGCTGTACCACGCCTCGCTGTTCCCCAGCGTGGTCAGCGACGCGGACGGCACGTATCGCGGCTACGACGGCGCGGTGCACACGGTGGGCAGCGGGCACTCCGCGCAGTACACCGACTTCTCCAACTGGGACACCTACCGCTCCCAGGCCCAGCTCACCGCACTGCTGGACCCCGGCACGGCCTCCGACATGGCGCAGTCGATCGTCAACGACTACACCCAGGGCGGCACGCTGACCAAGTGGGGGATGGCCACCGGCGAGACCGACATCATGGTGGGGGACTCGGCGGTGCCGGTCCTGGCCGACTACCGGGCCTTCGGCGCGACCGGCTTCGACACCGCCACCGCCCTCGCGGCGATGGTCAAGGAGCAGACCACCAACACCACCGTCACCCCCGGCGTGACCTACCTGGACAGCTTCGGCTACCTGCCGACCAACAGCATCTACGGCTGCTGCCACGAGTACGCCACCACCTCCACCCAACTGGAGTACGACACCGACGACTTCGCGCTCTCCACCGTCGCGTCCGCACTCGGTGACAGCGCCACCGCGACCCGTTTCCGGAACCGGGCGCAGGACTGGAAGAACATCTACAACAGCTCCAGCGGCTACATCCAGCCGATCCACTCCAACGGGAGGTGGATGGACGGCTTCAACGCCAAGCTGATCACCGGCACGTCGAGCAACGACTTCGCCGAGGGCGACGCCTTCACCTACACGCCGATGATCCCGTTCAACATCGCCGGCCTGGCCACCGCCGAGGGCGGCACGGCGAGCCTGGCGAGCTACCTGGACAGCGTGCTCTCCGGCTACCAGGGCCTGGGCAGCGTCATCGGCACCCAGTCCAACATGGGCAACGAGCCCAGCCTCGAACTCCCCTGGGAGTACGACTGGGTGGGGCAGCCGTACAAGGCCCAGAGCACGGTCCGCGCAGTCCAGGACCAGCTGTGGGCGGCCACGCCGGCCGGCCTGCCCGGCAACGACGACCTCGGCGAGCTCAGCTCCTGGTACGTGTGGTCGGCGCTCGGCCTGTACCCGGAGACCCCGGGCACGGCCGACCTGGCCATCGGCAGCCCGCTGTTCCCGCAGGCGGTGGTCTCCCTGGGCAGCACCGGCAAGACCATCACTGTCACCGCCCCCGCGGCCGCGGACGCCGACCCCTACGTCCAGAGCCTCACGGTCAACGGCAGCGCCTGGAACCAGGCATACCTCCCCGCCGCCGACACCGCCTCCGGAGCGGCGCTCAACTTCACCCTGGGCACCTCGGCCAACACCTCCTGGGCGGCGGCCGCCGCCGACGCACCCCCGTCCTACGACGGCACCGCCAACGGCACGGTGACCGAACCGAAGGGCGCGATCACCGAGACGGCGACGGGCAAGTGCGTCGACGACAAGGGCTCGGGCACCTCCAACGGCACCGCCATCCAGCTCTACACCTGCAACGGCACCTCGGCCCAGAGCTGGACCCTGGTGCCCGACCACACCCTGCAGGTCCTCACCGACTGCATGGACGTCACCAATGGCGCCACCACCAGCGGAACCAAGGTCCAACTGCACACCTGCAACGGCACCGCCGCCCAGCAGTGGCAGACCGACTCCTCCGGCGAGCTGGTGAACCCGGTCTCGGGCCTGTGCCTGACGGACTCCAGCGCGGGCGCCACCAACGGCACCCAACTCACCATCGCCACCTGCACAGCAGGCACCGGCCAGCGCTGGACCGTGCCGACGACGGCCTGA
- a CDS encoding phosphatase PAP2 family protein translates to MKTQINVNRRGFIRNATGASLGLFAAPTALSWLVVPQKAEAAVTPVKALAFVDTYTTNTSADLTVTGNAAVRALSGMDRLWKTGTAWNTGTPLAADILRANMRYCAEVTAARTDAEAREAFIYDRQDQSYASIGGLGPLADLYRAGAKAVTSITSAPDGTPATTISDSVPAGAPAGSATGAGSTSSDLGLVVTLVNTLRGNYASGNPSKNSYLYPRPWRMTEDSTVVDTGSTDSLGYPVYQSDVVVAPQLLRQRSTTPATDSGFPSGHTNAFYLASLALAYAVPERFQELVASASKLANTRITAGMHSPVDVIGGRTLATALAAATLADPANAALKAAARAQAAAYFQAQTGSTADTLYAFAHSAGVDTDPYADREANEDAVTRRLTYILPRHGRDIALTVPKGAEVLLETRLPYLDADQRRAVLSSTALRSGYTLPDADDQYTAEQWGRLDLFTAADGYAAFDSDVTVTMNAADGGFSAADAWRNDIEGCGGLTKQGTGTLILSGVNSYTGGTTVAAGVLTAASHQALGHGDVRVSGGTLRLQPNRGSVTVRGSVALAAGTTLAVTLRRGGPAALEVSGRVALGGGAVLGIHLDGPVAGDRDITLPVIDTRSLQGQFAAITVDADGYQAVPVYTHQGLSVRITRH, encoded by the coding sequence TTGAAGACCCAGATCAACGTGAATCGGCGCGGATTCATCCGTAACGCGACCGGTGCATCGCTAGGCCTGTTCGCGGCCCCGACCGCGTTGAGCTGGCTGGTGGTCCCGCAGAAGGCGGAAGCGGCGGTCACGCCGGTCAAGGCGCTCGCCTTTGTCGACACCTACACCACCAACACCAGCGCCGACCTTACCGTGACCGGCAACGCCGCGGTCCGGGCCCTGTCCGGGATGGACCGGCTGTGGAAGACCGGCACGGCCTGGAACACCGGAACGCCGCTGGCGGCCGACATCCTGCGCGCCAACATGCGCTACTGCGCCGAGGTCACCGCGGCGCGGACCGACGCCGAGGCGCGCGAGGCCTTCATCTACGACCGGCAGGACCAGAGTTACGCGTCGATCGGCGGCCTCGGCCCGCTCGCCGACCTCTACCGCGCCGGCGCCAAGGCAGTCACCTCGATCACCTCCGCGCCCGACGGCACCCCGGCCACGACGATCAGCGACTCCGTCCCGGCCGGCGCCCCCGCCGGATCCGCCACCGGCGCCGGGTCCACCAGCTCGGACCTCGGCCTGGTGGTCACCCTGGTCAACACCCTGCGCGGCAACTACGCCTCGGGCAACCCCAGCAAGAACTCCTACCTGTACCCTCGCCCGTGGCGGATGACCGAGGACAGCACGGTCGTCGACACCGGCAGCACCGACAGCCTGGGCTACCCGGTCTACCAGTCCGACGTGGTGGTGGCACCGCAGCTGCTGCGCCAGCGCAGCACCACCCCGGCCACCGACAGCGGCTTCCCCAGCGGCCACACCAACGCCTTCTACCTGGCCTCGCTCGCCCTCGCCTACGCGGTCCCCGAGCGCTTCCAGGAACTGGTGGCGAGCGCCTCGAAGCTCGCCAACACCCGTATCACCGCAGGCATGCACTCGCCGGTCGACGTCATCGGCGGCCGCACCCTGGCCACCGCGCTGGCCGCCGCCACGCTGGCCGACCCCGCCAACGCCGCCCTCAAGGCCGCGGCCCGCGCCCAGGCCGCGGCGTACTTCCAGGCGCAGACCGGCAGCACCGCCGACACCCTCTACGCCTTCGCCCACTCCGCCGGCGTCGACACCGACCCCTACGCCGACCGCGAGGCCAACGAGGACGCGGTCACCCGCCGGCTCACCTACATCCTGCCGCGCCACGGCCGTGACATCGCGCTCACCGTGCCCAAGGGTGCGGAGGTGCTGCTGGAGACCCGGCTGCCCTACCTCGACGCCGACCAGCGCCGCGCGGTGCTGAGCAGCACCGCGCTCCGCTCGGGCTACACCCTGCCGGACGCCGACGACCAGTACACCGCCGAGCAGTGGGGACGGCTCGACCTCTTCACCGCGGCGGACGGCTACGCGGCGTTCGACAGCGACGTGACCGTCACCATGAACGCCGCCGACGGCGGCTTCAGCGCCGCCGACGCCTGGCGCAACGACATCGAGGGCTGCGGCGGCCTCACCAAGCAGGGCACCGGAACGCTCATCCTCTCCGGCGTCAACAGCTACACCGGCGGCACCACGGTGGCGGCGGGCGTGCTCACCGCCGCCTCGCACCAGGCGCTCGGCCACGGGGACGTCCGGGTCAGCGGCGGCACGCTGCGACTGCAGCCGAACCGGGGCAGCGTCACTGTGCGCGGCAGCGTCGCCCTGGCCGCCGGCACCACCCTGGCGGTGACGCTCCGTCGGGGCGGCCCGGCGGCGCTGGAGGTCTCCGGCCGGGTGGCGCTGGGCGGCGGGGCCGTCCTCGGCATCCACCTCGACGGACCGGTCGCCGGCGACCGCGACATCACACTGCCGGTGATCGACACCCGTTCGCTGCAGGGCCAGTTCGCCGCGATCACCGTGGACGCCGACGGCTACCAGGCCGTCCCGGTCTACACCCACCAGGGCCTCTCGGTCCGGATCACCCGCCACTGA
- a CDS encoding metallophosphoesterase family protein: MHDTTALYGPASWEGPPRRRGPVARVAVLSDVHGNIPALDAVLAEPDVVDADLVVFCGDLTWGPEPQQTFERIAALGDRAVCVRGNADRCAVEVSAGSRTPDSPRASWIPAQHSAEAVAFLAGLPFSAVVEVAVLGPVLFCHGSPRSDHELVTPGTPAGRFADLAAGVDARTLVTGHTHLQFDRRVAGRRSVNPGSVGLPFHDGDPGTAYWALLGPDVELRSTRYDVTAAVDRAHRSGDPAAERIAALLTRPPGFAEIVQDAESKVFSD, translated from the coding sequence GTGCACGACACCACCGCCCTTTACGGACCCGCGAGTTGGGAAGGTCCGCCGCGCCGCCGCGGTCCGGTCGCCAGGGTCGCCGTACTGTCGGACGTCCACGGCAACATCCCCGCCCTCGATGCCGTGCTCGCCGAACCGGACGTAGTCGATGCCGACCTCGTCGTGTTCTGCGGGGATCTGACCTGGGGTCCTGAGCCGCAGCAGACCTTCGAGCGGATCGCGGCACTGGGCGACCGCGCCGTCTGCGTGCGCGGCAACGCCGACCGCTGCGCGGTGGAGGTGTCGGCGGGGAGCCGTACGCCGGACAGCCCCCGGGCGTCCTGGATCCCCGCACAGCACTCGGCCGAGGCCGTCGCCTTCCTGGCCGGGCTCCCGTTCAGCGCCGTCGTGGAGGTGGCGGTGCTGGGCCCGGTGCTCTTCTGCCACGGCTCCCCGCGCAGCGACCACGAGCTGGTCACGCCGGGAACGCCCGCCGGGCGCTTCGCCGACCTGGCCGCCGGCGTCGACGCGAGGACCCTGGTCACCGGCCACACCCACCTGCAGTTCGACCGGCGCGTGGCGGGCCGGCGCAGCGTCAACCCGGGCAGCGTGGGGCTGCCCTTCCACGACGGCGATCCCGGCACCGCGTACTGGGCCCTGCTCGGCCCCGACGTCGAGCTCAGGAGCACCCGCTACGACGTCACCGCCGCCGTCGACCGCGCCCACCGCTCCGGCGACCCCGCCGCGGAGCGCATCGCCGCCCTGCTGACGCGTCCGCCCGGCTTCGCGGAGATCGTCCAGGACGCCGAGTCGAAGGTCTTCTCCGACTGA